From the genome of Bordetella sp. H567, one region includes:
- a CDS encoding GlxA family transcriptional regulator, with protein sequence MVVFPGFQLLDVAGPSDAFGEVRVLSAGAVEYQLMVIGSTRSAIKSSCGISIVPDRTIFDPCPYFDTVIVAGGIGVFDVLEDTTLSDWLAQQSRQCRRLASICNGIFALGAAGLLPGRTVTTHWMDASELARRFPSAIVHPDRLYVKDGNLYSTAGVTAGIDLALVLVEEDIDRPMALAVAKYLIVYLRRDGSQSQFSPLLETQASAHSEVDAIQRFLLQNLADDHSADSIAQHAGVSPRHLSRLFVRECGISPMTFLENARVDAARRLLETTNLELGQVAARCGLDDASQLRRVFLRRLQLTPAQYRQRFRSGDRPDDVTSVEAHATSPSS encoded by the coding sequence TTGGTCGTCTTTCCCGGTTTCCAGCTGCTGGATGTGGCTGGCCCTTCGGATGCGTTCGGCGAAGTTCGCGTTCTGTCGGCGGGAGCGGTGGAGTATCAATTGATGGTCATCGGAAGCACACGATCGGCCATCAAGTCGTCCTGCGGTATTTCAATCGTGCCGGATCGCACCATCTTCGATCCTTGTCCGTACTTCGATACGGTCATCGTCGCTGGCGGCATCGGCGTGTTCGATGTACTGGAAGATACGACGCTGAGCGACTGGCTGGCTCAACAATCGCGCCAATGCCGCCGTCTCGCCTCTATCTGCAACGGTATATTCGCGTTGGGGGCGGCTGGCCTGCTGCCAGGCAGAACAGTCACGACACACTGGATGGATGCCTCGGAGCTTGCCCGCCGGTTTCCATCGGCCATCGTGCATCCGGACCGCCTTTACGTCAAAGACGGGAACCTCTACAGCACAGCAGGTGTCACCGCCGGCATAGACCTGGCGCTGGTGCTGGTCGAGGAGGACATTGATCGTCCCATGGCGCTTGCCGTGGCGAAGTATCTGATCGTGTATCTACGCCGCGATGGTAGCCAGTCACAGTTCAGCCCGCTGCTGGAGACGCAGGCGTCCGCACACTCGGAGGTCGACGCCATTCAGCGATTCTTGCTCCAAAACCTTGCCGACGATCATTCGGCGGACTCCATTGCCCAGCATGCGGGTGTGAGTCCGCGGCATCTGTCCCGGTTGTTCGTGCGGGAATGCGGCATCAGCCCGATGACCTTTCTGGAGAACGCACGTGTGGATGCTGCCCGCCGCTTGCTGGAGACGACGAATCTGGAGCTTGGCCAGGTGGCTGCCCGATGCGGCTTGGACGATGCGTCGCAGTTGCGCCGGGTATTCCTGCGCCGCTTGCAATTGACCCCCGCACAATACCGTCAGCGGTTTCGTTCGGGTGACCGTCCGGACGACGTGACCTCAGTTGAGGCTCATGCCACGTCGCCTTCGTCATAG
- a CDS encoding NADPH-dependent F420 reductase — translation MNYAIIGFGKIGHALAKAFARNGIEVAVATTRDPETFAADAAAIGSTIIPKTLAEAVKADIIFLAVRFESHPEVAIALPDWKGKTVIDAMNTQAPLEELDGLPSSAFIAKVFTGARLVKGFNHLVAAVLDQDPAVHGGRRVVFLASDDDGAAAEMGALAEDLGFAPIQLGALSEGGLLVHARGKSWGHLIFKDLVKFDR, via the coding sequence ATGAATTACGCAATCATTGGCTTCGGCAAGATCGGCCACGCACTTGCCAAGGCGTTCGCCCGGAACGGCATCGAAGTGGCCGTTGCGACCACGCGCGACCCGGAAACCTTTGCAGCCGATGCGGCCGCGATCGGTTCCACGATCATTCCCAAGACCCTGGCGGAAGCCGTCAAGGCGGACATCATCTTTCTGGCTGTCCGTTTCGAGTCGCACCCGGAGGTTGCGATAGCGCTGCCCGACTGGAAGGGGAAGACCGTCATCGACGCGATGAACACGCAGGCCCCGCTTGAGGAACTGGACGGTCTCCCGTCCTCTGCTTTCATCGCGAAGGTGTTTACCGGAGCCAGGCTGGTGAAAGGCTTCAACCATCTGGTCGCTGCCGTCCTTGACCAGGACCCGGCCGTACACGGTGGCAGGAGGGTCGTGTTCCTGGCGAGCGACGATGACGGCGCTGCGGCGGAGATGGGTGCGCTTGCGGAAGACCTCGGATTCGCGCCCATCCAACTCGGCGCGCTTTCTGAAGGGGGGCTGCTTGTGCATGCGCGCGGGAAAAGCTGGGGTCACCTGATCTTCAAGGACTTGGTCAAGTTCGACAGATGA
- a CDS encoding SDR family NAD(P)-dependent oxidoreductase codes for MNRLNGKTAVITGGATGIGLAAAKRFIEEGAFVFIFGRRQEALDAAVTALGPNGRAVKGSVSELAHLDRLYAAVKAERGSLDIVFANAGAGSPLPLGQITAEHIDDTFDTNVKGTIFTVQKALPLMGPGGSIILTGSSAGTTGAPGFTAYSASKAAVRNLARTWAEDLKGTGIRVNVLSPGATATELAKQALGEEGQKAYGAMTPLQRMADPAEIGAVAAFLASSDSSFMTASEVAVDGGLAQL; via the coding sequence ATGAACAGACTGAATGGAAAGACCGCCGTCATCACTGGCGGCGCGACGGGCATCGGCCTCGCCGCGGCAAAGCGCTTCATCGAGGAAGGCGCGTTCGTCTTCATCTTCGGCCGTCGGCAGGAGGCGCTCGATGCCGCTGTCACGGCCCTCGGGCCCAATGGCCGAGCTGTGAAGGGCTCCGTCTCCGAGCTGGCTCACCTCGACCGACTCTACGCGGCGGTGAAGGCCGAGCGCGGATCCCTCGACATCGTCTTCGCCAACGCCGGGGCGGGAAGCCCGCTTCCACTTGGCCAGATCACTGCCGAGCACATTGACGACACCTTCGACACCAATGTGAAGGGGACGATCTTTACGGTCCAGAAGGCACTCCCGCTGATGGGTCCAGGCGGTTCCATCATCCTGACCGGATCGAGCGCCGGCACCACGGGAGCTCCAGGATTCACGGCCTACAGCGCGAGCAAAGCCGCGGTGCGCAACCTCGCCCGGACTTGGGCGGAGGACCTGAAGGGCACCGGCATCCGGGTAAATGTGCTGTCGCCTGGGGCGACGGCCACGGAACTCGCCAAGCAGGCGCTGGGGGAAGAGGGCCAGAAGGCCTACGGTGCGATGACGCCGCTCCAGCGTATGGCCGATCCGGCGGAGATCGGGGCGGTCGCAGCCTTTCTTGCGTCGTCGGACAGCAGCTTCATGACCGCCAGCGAGGTTGCCGTCGACGGTGGCTTGGCACAACTCTGA
- a CDS encoding TetR/AcrR family transcriptional regulator: MRADAQKNRSQILTVAREVVAEHGAEASMRDIARRAGVGLATLLRHFPTREALFEALLCTHLDTLTQKADALETSASADEALLTWFRELVVFTQSYRGVVAMMAAAHTNPDSALYGSCAAVHSAGARLLLRAQDEGTARADMTGDDLFALITALGWVVDQPSFASRADHLVHLITSAILTSRPRSDAKRAKSRSAT, encoded by the coding sequence ATGCGAGCCGACGCCCAAAAAAATCGCAGCCAAATCCTCACGGTCGCGCGTGAAGTCGTCGCCGAGCATGGCGCCGAGGCGTCGATGCGCGATATCGCCCGCCGCGCCGGTGTAGGCCTGGCCACGCTGCTTCGTCATTTCCCGACACGAGAAGCCTTGTTCGAGGCCTTGCTGTGTACCCATCTGGACACACTGACCCAGAAGGCGGACGCACTCGAAACCTCGGCTTCGGCTGACGAAGCACTTCTCACCTGGTTTCGGGAATTGGTGGTGTTCACCCAAAGCTACAGGGGCGTTGTCGCCATGATGGCGGCCGCCCACACCAACCCGGACTCCGCGCTTTACGGTTCATGCGCCGCGGTGCACTCGGCAGGCGCGCGGCTGCTGCTGCGCGCCCAAGACGAAGGAACGGCACGCGCCGACATGACGGGGGACGACCTGTTCGCCCTGATAACGGCGCTGGGCTGGGTGGTTGACCAACCCTCATTCGCGTCGCGGGCGGATCATCTCGTTCACCTCATTACGAGCGCCATCCTGACAAGTCGACCTCGCAGCGATGCCAAGAGGGCGAAGTCACGGAGCGCAACGTAG
- a CDS encoding LysR family transcriptional regulator, translating to MNHELDKLRGSIGKLQIRHLSLLAAIMDHGSVRRAAAKLYLSQPGASRMINELEAVFGGPLFIRSARGMTANHRAQVLYRSSKAILRELTTAEHEIASESPRRTIVVGALPVVIVELLARVIGALEHDQPNTVIKVRPGTSFELFQRLADGDLDCVIARLPQSQMQGEGYETIRGLLPGLDVEVLYDEPQCLIVGRHHALANARRVTWRAMAQERWLRPPSEGFVHRVLSDGFSAAGYRMPQASVECENFMYAIHIVATTNLLAVVPRREANKFREMVALLPLPAKITAAPIVFASRKLSAADETIASFRESVRSNASA from the coding sequence ATGAATCACGAACTCGATAAGCTTCGCGGCAGTATCGGCAAGCTGCAGATCCGACACCTGTCCCTCCTGGCCGCGATCATGGACCATGGGAGCGTCAGGCGCGCCGCGGCGAAGCTGTATCTCTCGCAGCCAGGCGCCAGCCGCATGATCAATGAGCTGGAGGCTGTGTTCGGCGGACCGCTATTCATTCGATCGGCACGGGGGATGACTGCAAATCATCGGGCGCAAGTGCTGTATCGGAGCAGCAAGGCGATACTGCGCGAATTAACAACCGCCGAACACGAAATAGCGTCAGAGTCGCCACGGCGCACCATAGTCGTGGGTGCCCTGCCCGTAGTTATCGTCGAGCTGCTAGCCCGGGTCATCGGAGCGCTGGAGCACGATCAACCCAACACGGTGATCAAGGTCCGGCCCGGCACCAGCTTCGAGCTATTTCAAAGACTCGCTGATGGCGATCTGGATTGCGTCATTGCTCGATTGCCGCAAAGCCAGATGCAAGGAGAAGGCTATGAAACGATCAGAGGGCTGTTGCCGGGGCTCGACGTCGAGGTGCTCTACGATGAACCCCAATGTCTGATCGTCGGCCGGCACCACGCGCTGGCCAATGCGCGCCGCGTAACGTGGCGGGCCATGGCGCAAGAGCGCTGGTTGAGGCCGCCCTCCGAGGGTTTTGTACATCGGGTTCTGTCCGATGGATTCAGCGCCGCGGGATACCGGATGCCACAGGCGTCTGTGGAATGCGAAAACTTCATGTATGCCATCCATATCGTCGCGACCACTAATCTTTTGGCGGTCGTACCCAGACGGGAGGCCAATAAATTTCGGGAGATGGTGGCCTTGCTGCCATTGCCGGCGAAGATTACAGCCGCACCGATCGTCTTTGCCAGCCGCAAACTGAGCGCAGCAGACGAGACTATCGCATCGTTTCGCGAAAGTGTCCGGTCGAACGCGAGTGCTTGA
- a CDS encoding Bug family tripartite tricarboxylate transporter substrate binding protein, producing MNRRTIIKGMGASACILSFAPRAASAYPDRPIRVILGLAPGGGVDRISRLVTEQMSVILGRPMIVENRPGALGAIAVDMVGSAAPDGYTLLACGAGEIVVTPAFDAAALEKSRRLRPVVLFAESPNLLIAHPSVKDDDLRRMLKGAQTDGSTSIGVSGTGGTQFLTLAVLKSAGLDITSVPYKGAGPALTDLLGGHIPFALLGAPACYPAIRSGGAKPVAIGLSHRSSILPDVPTLAEALQMPGLDSSTWHGMMAPAKTPDAVVNALANAALRALKDSVLRSHITDLGAELRASPPEEFSVLIETQLTRNTDTVKRLKLSLT from the coding sequence ATGAATAGACGAACCATCATCAAGGGAATGGGCGCCAGCGCGTGCATCCTTTCTTTTGCACCCCGTGCAGCCAGCGCATATCCCGACCGTCCCATCCGGGTAATCCTCGGTCTGGCACCGGGTGGGGGTGTCGACCGCATCAGCCGGCTGGTCACCGAGCAGATGTCCGTGATCCTGGGCCGGCCGATGATCGTGGAGAACCGTCCTGGGGCGCTCGGTGCCATCGCGGTCGACATGGTCGGCTCGGCGGCGCCCGATGGCTATACGTTATTGGCATGCGGGGCTGGCGAGATAGTCGTAACCCCCGCGTTCGACGCCGCCGCATTGGAGAAATCCCGCAGGCTGCGCCCCGTCGTGCTCTTCGCCGAGTCGCCGAACCTTCTCATCGCTCATCCGTCGGTCAAGGACGATGATCTCCGGCGCATGTTGAAGGGCGCCCAGACCGACGGATCGACATCCATCGGCGTGTCGGGTACAGGCGGAACGCAATTCCTGACGCTGGCAGTCCTCAAATCGGCGGGTCTCGACATCACCTCAGTTCCATACAAGGGTGCGGGCCCCGCATTGACGGATCTGTTGGGAGGACACATTCCTTTCGCATTACTCGGCGCACCCGCCTGCTATCCGGCGATACGCAGCGGCGGCGCCAAACCGGTGGCGATCGGACTGTCCCATCGATCTTCGATACTGCCCGATGTGCCGACGCTGGCCGAGGCATTACAGATGCCCGGCCTGGATTCAAGCACGTGGCACGGGATGATGGCACCCGCAAAAACGCCGGATGCTGTTGTGAATGCCCTTGCGAATGCCGCGCTTCGCGCATTGAAGGACTCCGTACTGCGGAGTCACATCACCGACCTCGGAGCGGAGTTGCGGGCCAGCCCACCCGAGGAATTCTCTGTGTTGATAGAAACTCAGCTCACACGCAATACAGACACCGTGAAGCGCCTCAAGCTGAGCCTGACCTGA
- a CDS encoding sulfatase-like hydrolase/transferase, whose product MNKAKNLLIVMNDEHSRKALGCYGHPFVRTPNLDKLAGRGMQFNNAYSASPICVPARGAIATGRYVHEIGCWDNANAYDGTIPSWHHLLREQGHEVISIGKLHFQREGQDHGFDREIVPMHLAEGRGALISLLRDPTIKRGTSSALADTAGPGESAYTRYDREISAHAQVWLRETAPTLGPKPWALFVSFVAPHFPLTCPPEFYYQYPLDRIDVPKLHGRQVEHVHPYVKGLWSYHRHADFFKDDMHVRKAIAAYYGLCTFIDGEIGKVLGALDSAGLADETRVIYTSDHGDNLGTRGLWGKNTMYEESVGVPLIVAGPDVPHGVCDTPVSHIDMYPYILESVGAQPDDAVRPGVSLSDIWAGRKAPPFAFSEYHASGSVDGVFMIRTQRYKYIFHVALLAELYDLERDPEELDNLAENPDYVGVVAELKAMLFTLCDPFEVDRAAKRRQAELIEQNGGREAVLSRGDFGNTPAPGTKVVYEKTQG is encoded by the coding sequence ATGAACAAGGCAAAGAATCTGCTTATCGTCATGAATGACGAACACAGCCGCAAGGCACTGGGTTGCTACGGACACCCGTTCGTCCGCACACCGAATCTAGACAAACTCGCCGGCCGCGGAATGCAATTCAACAACGCATATTCAGCGAGTCCGATCTGCGTGCCCGCCCGTGGCGCCATCGCCACGGGGCGCTACGTCCACGAAATCGGCTGCTGGGACAATGCCAACGCCTACGACGGCACGATCCCGAGTTGGCATCACTTGTTGCGAGAACAGGGGCACGAAGTCATTTCGATCGGCAAGCTGCACTTTCAGCGTGAAGGGCAGGACCATGGGTTTGATCGTGAAATTGTCCCGATGCACCTGGCGGAAGGTCGCGGTGCATTGATCAGCCTGCTGCGCGACCCCACGATCAAGCGCGGCACCTCAAGTGCGTTGGCCGACACGGCAGGTCCTGGCGAATCCGCATACACACGCTACGACCGGGAAATCTCGGCACATGCTCAAGTCTGGCTGCGCGAAACCGCTCCGACTCTGGGACCCAAGCCATGGGCGCTGTTCGTTTCCTTCGTTGCGCCCCATTTTCCCCTGACGTGCCCGCCGGAGTTCTACTACCAATATCCTCTGGACCGCATCGATGTTCCCAAGCTTCATGGGCGCCAGGTTGAGCACGTTCATCCGTATGTCAAAGGCCTCTGGTCATACCATCGCCACGCCGATTTCTTCAAGGACGATATGCATGTACGAAAGGCAATCGCGGCGTATTACGGACTTTGCACATTCATCGATGGGGAGATCGGCAAGGTGCTCGGCGCCCTGGATTCGGCAGGTCTCGCTGATGAGACACGTGTCATCTACACCAGCGACCACGGGGATAATCTGGGAACCCGCGGTCTGTGGGGCAAGAACACGATGTATGAAGAGTCCGTGGGCGTTCCGTTGATCGTGGCCGGGCCCGACGTTCCACACGGGGTCTGCGATACGCCGGTCAGCCACATCGACATGTACCCCTACATCCTCGAATCGGTGGGCGCCCAGCCCGATGATGCGGTCCGTCCCGGCGTTTCGTTGTCGGATATCTGGGCCGGCAGAAAAGCTCCGCCTTTTGCTTTCTCCGAGTATCACGCATCGGGTTCAGTGGACGGCGTGTTCATGATCCGAACCCAGCGATATAAATACATCTTCCATGTTGCACTGCTAGCCGAACTTTATGACCTGGAAAGAGATCCGGAGGAGCTGGATAACCTGGCGGAAAATCCGGATTATGTGGGTGTTGTTGCTGAACTGAAGGCTATGCTGTTTACGCTGTGCGATCCATTCGAGGTTGATCGGGCAGCGAAGCGCCGGCAAGCAGAATTGATCGAGCAGAACGGTGGACGAGAAGCGGTGCTCAGTCGTGGAGACTTCGGGAATACACCTGCCCCCGGCACCAAGGTGGTATATGAAAAAACGCAAGGCTAG
- a CDS encoding CaiB/BaiF CoA transferase family protein: MTTSPDQVRPLAGIRVLDATRVLAGPYCAYLLGLLGATVTRVERAPGGDSIRWRSRANQELGAQGLSTDYIAQACNKELILLDLKQPAATARFLEIVARHDVLVENFRTGALDRLGITEEAVRNRNPGLLWCSITGYGRAGPRREYPAYDSIIQAASGLMQLTGTPGSGPIKAGAPIIDYATGLNAALGVVSAIVMNLREPKGRRVSVSMLDTALAMMHSTASGFMNGRESLAPRGNVASSGALLSRSYATLDGQVCIAVNEPHQLSGLLRTLGIEEAAPEKLLSQVQERIATKRKADLDLALNTAGVPCSPVQGLDVALATAREADADFVQQRKEGSGRTYMTLPFSIDGERGAIVQEPEAIKR, translated from the coding sequence ATGACGACATCTCCAGACCAGGTCCGCCCGCTCGCAGGAATCCGTGTCCTCGACGCAACCCGCGTGCTAGCAGGCCCGTATTGCGCGTATTTGCTAGGTCTTCTGGGTGCCACGGTGACGCGTGTAGAGCGTGCACCAGGCGGCGATTCAATTCGCTGGCGTTCCCGTGCGAATCAAGAACTGGGCGCGCAAGGTCTGAGCACTGATTACATCGCCCAGGCCTGTAACAAGGAACTGATCCTGTTGGATCTGAAGCAGCCCGCAGCCACCGCGCGTTTTCTGGAAATAGTCGCACGGCATGACGTATTGGTGGAGAACTTCCGGACTGGCGCCCTCGATCGCCTGGGTATCACGGAAGAAGCCGTGCGCAATCGCAATCCAGGCTTGCTCTGGTGCTCAATCACGGGCTACGGTCGCGCCGGTCCGCGCCGTGAGTATCCGGCTTACGACAGTATTATTCAGGCCGCTAGCGGCCTGATGCAGCTCACCGGGACGCCGGGCAGCGGACCTATCAAGGCGGGGGCACCCATTATCGATTACGCCACCGGTTTGAATGCGGCACTGGGCGTCGTGAGCGCCATTGTCATGAATCTGCGCGAACCGAAAGGGCGGCGCGTTTCCGTGTCGATGCTTGATACGGCGCTGGCGATGATGCACAGCACTGCTAGCGGGTTTATGAACGGCCGTGAATCGCTGGCTCCTCGCGGTAATGTCGCGTCAAGTGGTGCCTTGCTATCGCGATCCTACGCGACGCTGGATGGGCAAGTGTGCATAGCGGTAAACGAACCACATCAGTTGAGTGGATTGCTGCGCACACTAGGTATTGAAGAGGCTGCACCGGAAAAACTGTTATCGCAGGTGCAGGAACGTATTGCAACGAAGCGCAAGGCGGACCTCGACCTGGCACTTAACACCGCAGGTGTACCGTGTTCGCCGGTGCAGGGCCTGGACGTCGCCCTGGCCACTGCCCGGGAGGCCGACGCGGACTTCGTGCAACAGCGGAAGGAAGGATCAGGCCGCACCTACATGACGCTGCCATTCAGCATCGACGGGGAGCGTGGGGCGATTGTGCAAGAGCCCGAGGCGATCAAGCGCTAA
- a CDS encoding Bug family tripartite tricarboxylate transporter substrate binding protein, whose amino-acid sequence MASMAGLVCRGAHAASDKWPAMPLTLTVPFSAGGGTDLLARTLAQQLGAKWGESIIVENKPGAAGNIGAELVARDRTRHRLLFTTASIAVNQTLYKNLSFRLDKEILPVSMLTSSPLVLTVPGTSQVKSLSDLLAAVGKAPSGLNYGSPGIGTTSHLGCAVLSSTLDFKGTHIPYKGAGQVLTALIGKEIDFSMLAAVAVAPHLRSGALRAIGIAGRASPPGMEGIPLLTLNNPRLEFDNWQALFAPAVLPASDIDKLYGALKEVLKTPDVIHKINSDGATPLGLSPAETAIKVDDEVQRYKAIIEQFDISVL is encoded by the coding sequence ATGGCCAGCATGGCGGGGTTGGTCTGCCGCGGTGCCCATGCCGCCTCCGATAAGTGGCCCGCCATGCCGTTGACCCTGACCGTGCCGTTCTCGGCTGGCGGCGGTACCGATCTGCTGGCCCGCACGTTAGCCCAGCAGTTAGGCGCGAAATGGGGTGAGTCGATCATTGTCGAAAACAAACCAGGCGCGGCCGGAAATATCGGCGCTGAGCTGGTCGCGCGCGACCGCACCCGGCACCGCCTGTTGTTCACGACTGCTTCGATCGCTGTCAATCAGACACTTTATAAGAACCTATCCTTCAGGCTGGACAAGGAAATCCTGCCGGTATCAATGTTGACGTCATCCCCCTTGGTCTTGACCGTGCCGGGTACGAGCCAAGTCAAATCATTGAGCGATTTGCTCGCCGCCGTTGGCAAGGCTCCCAGCGGGCTGAATTACGGTTCGCCCGGCATCGGCACGACCAGTCATCTCGGGTGTGCAGTACTCAGCAGTACCTTGGACTTCAAGGGGACGCATATACCCTACAAGGGTGCGGGACAAGTGCTTACCGCTTTGATCGGTAAAGAGATAGATTTCTCCATGCTGGCCGCGGTCGCGGTGGCTCCACACCTCCGTAGCGGAGCCCTCCGCGCAATCGGCATCGCTGGCCGGGCGTCGCCTCCCGGGATGGAGGGTATCCCATTGCTGACCTTGAACAACCCGCGCCTCGAGTTCGACAACTGGCAGGCCCTGTTCGCGCCCGCCGTCTTGCCTGCTTCGGACATCGACAAACTGTACGGCGCGCTTAAGGAGGTCCTCAAAACCCCCGACGTGATCCACAAGATCAACTCGGACGGCGCGACCCCTCTGGGCCTGTCCCCTGCGGAAACGGCGATCAAGGTAGACGACGAAGTGCAACGCTATAAGGCCATCATTGAGCAATTTGACATTAGTGTCCTGTGA
- a CDS encoding TrmB family transcriptional regulator — translation MKLLTESDVPDSKAARLLRRLGFSTYESAVWLELVNGFPATAYQVAKRSGLQRANVYRALEGLAERHAVKTLQVKPTLYVPVDPRSMIASLTANLAGECEWFAGHVSSRMQSRNQGTISTASGIDACLDRMRSELSAARHYAWLKGDASTLRLFIEDTDAACRRGVEVKIIAFGAWKTLHRKLPRALIYPHEGTAQRLSSATDSLMTLARDGRSVTTAIFSDQATVTSILDHALTYQMHSYLLHEIFLAEMVLAERADGTVTRSLQALRQKHRPAAMERSLSHGSE, via the coding sequence ATGAAACTACTAACAGAAAGCGACGTCCCAGATTCCAAGGCGGCTCGGCTGCTACGCCGGCTGGGCTTCTCGACGTACGAGAGCGCGGTGTGGCTTGAACTAGTGAACGGCTTTCCGGCCACGGCCTACCAAGTGGCGAAGCGCTCGGGCTTACAGCGCGCGAATGTCTATCGTGCCTTGGAAGGTCTGGCGGAAAGGCATGCAGTGAAGACGTTGCAGGTCAAGCCGACCCTATATGTGCCGGTCGACCCGCGTAGCATGATCGCGAGCCTTACTGCGAACTTGGCCGGTGAATGCGAATGGTTCGCCGGGCATGTCAGCAGTCGGATGCAATCCCGCAATCAGGGCACCATCAGCACCGCCTCGGGCATAGATGCCTGCCTGGATCGCATGCGCAGCGAACTCTCGGCCGCCCGCCACTACGCGTGGCTGAAAGGAGATGCCTCAACGCTCAGGCTCTTTATCGAAGACACGGACGCCGCTTGCCGCCGCGGCGTAGAGGTCAAAATCATCGCTTTTGGCGCCTGGAAGACGTTGCACAGAAAACTACCTCGGGCCCTGATCTACCCGCATGAGGGCACTGCCCAACGGCTCTCCTCGGCCACGGACAGCCTCATGACTCTCGCCCGGGACGGCCGCTCGGTCACCACCGCTATTTTCTCCGACCAGGCCACGGTCACCTCAATACTGGATCACGCACTGACCTACCAAATGCACTCCTACTTGCTCCATGAAATATTCCTCGCGGAAATGGTGCTGGCCGAGCGAGCCGACGGCACCGTCACCCGTAGCCTCCAAGCCCTGCGCCAGAAGCATCGCCCAGCTGCCATGGAGCGCTCGCTATCCCACGGATCGGAGTAA
- a CDS encoding DUF1460 domain-containing protein, whose translation MHVSSNSSSTSLNTADGGFHTGLPQKAKEDGTVASAMAAFEAVRSNAPDTSAGHRRRTAEPKRTPESSQPNQTIMPQQTAIATMSEETSRKLDTLLAIRAANAGLSAGQLIELLSREFLGTPYKGNMLKGSATSPEQLVIDFSGLDCFTYLDYVEAARKATTKAGYVGHLIQTRYVDGDIDFVHRRHFFTDWADRTQVLADDVTATISTHAVTVEKRLNRKSDGGSYLPGLPVVERNITYIPSEFIDANVISQLRTGDLIGIYSTADGLDVTHVGFFVETSDGPVLRNASSKKINMKVVDSPFLEYVNNTPGIVVLRPLA comes from the coding sequence ATGCACGTATCATCGAATTCATCCAGCACCTCATTGAACACCGCCGACGGCGGATTCCACACCGGTCTCCCACAGAAAGCGAAAGAAGATGGAACCGTCGCATCCGCGATGGCCGCATTCGAGGCGGTGCGCAGTAATGCACCGGATACGAGCGCAGGCCACCGTCGACGTACCGCTGAACCAAAAAGAACGCCCGAGTCGTCTCAACCGAACCAAACGATAATGCCGCAACAAACCGCGATAGCAACCATGAGTGAAGAGACGTCTAGAAAACTCGACACGTTGCTAGCGATACGCGCGGCGAATGCGGGCCTTAGCGCCGGACAGCTCATCGAACTCTTGTCGCGCGAATTTTTAGGCACACCTTACAAGGGCAACATGCTGAAGGGGTCAGCGACCTCTCCAGAACAACTCGTGATCGACTTCAGCGGACTGGATTGCTTCACATATCTCGATTACGTCGAGGCCGCGAGGAAAGCGACGACGAAAGCCGGTTACGTCGGCCATCTCATCCAAACTCGCTACGTGGATGGTGACATCGATTTCGTACACCGCCGGCATTTTTTTACGGATTGGGCAGACCGAACGCAGGTGCTTGCTGATGACGTGACCGCCACGATCAGCACCCACGCTGTCACGGTCGAGAAACGACTCAATAGGAAATCGGATGGCGGATCCTATCTGCCAGGATTGCCTGTCGTTGAACGGAATATCACCTATATTCCGAGCGAATTCATCGACGCCAATGTCATCAGTCAACTTCGAACTGGCGATCTTATCGGCATTTATTCCACAGCAGACGGGCTGGACGTGACCCATGTCGGATTCTTCGTCGAGACGAGTGACGGGCCGGTGCTGCGCAATGCATCGTCGAAGAAAATAAATATGAAAGTCGTCGATTCGCCGTTTCTCGAGTATGTGAACAACACACCCGGTATCGTGGTGCTTCGGCCTCTGGCATAG